CCTGCCAGCACCAGCGATTGTTGTCATTCAGGAGATCTTTGGTGTCAATGCTGACATCCGAGACACCTGTCACGAACTTGCTTCGCAAGGATATATCGCCGTGAGTCCAGACTTGTTCTGGCGAATGGAACCAGGCGTTGATATGACAGACCAATCCGAGGCTGAATGGAAAAAGGGCTTTGCTCTCTATACAGCTTTTGATTATGACGCTGGTGTCACAGACATTGCTTTAACAATGGAGATGGCGCGATCGCTGCCCGGTGCCAACGGAAAAGTTGGATTAATGGGCTACTGCCTTGGCGGTCTGATGACCTTTATCACAACAGCACACAAGGGTGCCGATGCTTCCGTTGTCTACTATGGTGGCAGCATGGAAAAGCACCTGGACGAAGCCACCAACATCAGGAATCCACTGCTGGTTCATTTAGGAGAAGAAGATGAGTACATCTCCAAAGAGGCTCAAAAAGACATCATCGAAGCCCTGAAGGACAATGCGTCTACTCAGGTATTTACCTATCCAGGTTGT
The sequence above is drawn from the Oscillatoria sp. FACHB-1407 genome and encodes:
- a CDS encoding dienelactone hydrolase family protein, coding for MNQYITLDTQDGSFQSYVVRPDDLPAPAIVVIQEIFGVNADIRDTCHELASQGYIAVSPDLFWRMEPGVDMTDQSEAEWKKGFALYTAFDYDAGVTDIALTMEMARSLPGANGKVGLMGYCLGGLMTFITTAHKGADASVVYYGGSMEKHLDEATNIRNPLLVHLGEEDEYISKEAQKDIIEALKDNASTQVFTYPGCKHAFTRHRGINYDKDAATLANGRTADFFKSHLK